In the Meiothermus sp. QL-1 genome, one interval contains:
- the trxB gene encoding thioredoxin-disulfide reductase — MSQLYDVVIIGGGPAGLTAGIYAGRANLKTLILEKGLPGGQIAQTEEVENYPGFPEPISGAELSERMVQQAKRFGAEIVMDEAQGVEKTPEGFLVRGYEQGYRARVVILATGANPRKLGVPGEEKFYGRGVSTCATCDGFFYRGKEVVVVGGGDAAVEEGLFLTKFASKVTLVHRRDTLRANKTAQARAFANPRMQFIWDTVVEEILGEETVTGVRLRNLKTGQVYDYPTDGVFVFIGHVPNTSFLQGLVELRPDGYVAVRDEIFTSVPGIFAAGDVADPIYRQLSTSVGAGTRAAMMAERYLAEQEHAAAH, encoded by the coding sequence ATGAGCCAGCTCTACGATGTGGTGATCATCGGCGGAGGGCCCGCGGGCCTGACCGCCGGCATCTACGCCGGCCGGGCCAACCTCAAGACCCTTATTCTGGAGAAGGGCCTGCCAGGAGGCCAGATCGCCCAGACGGAGGAGGTAGAGAACTATCCCGGCTTCCCCGAGCCCATCAGCGGGGCAGAGCTCTCCGAGCGCATGGTGCAGCAGGCCAAGCGCTTTGGGGCTGAGATCGTGATGGACGAGGCCCAGGGGGTGGAGAAGACCCCGGAGGGCTTTTTGGTGCGGGGCTACGAGCAGGGCTACAGGGCCCGCGTGGTCATCCTGGCCACCGGGGCCAACCCCAGGAAGCTGGGCGTCCCCGGCGAGGAGAAGTTCTACGGCCGGGGGGTGAGCACCTGCGCCACCTGCGACGGCTTCTTCTACCGTGGCAAAGAAGTGGTGGTGGTGGGGGGGGGCGACGCGGCGGTGGAGGAGGGGCTCTTCCTCACCAAGTTCGCCAGCAAGGTCACCCTGGTGCACCGCCGCGACACCTTGAGGGCCAACAAGACCGCCCAGGCCCGGGCCTTTGCCAACCCCAGGATGCAGTTCATCTGGGACACGGTGGTGGAGGAGATCCTGGGGGAGGAGACCGTGACGGGGGTGCGGCTCAGAAACCTCAAGACCGGGCAGGTCTACGACTACCCCACCGATGGGGTCTTCGTCTTCATCGGGCATGTGCCCAACACCAGCTTCCTGCAGGGCCTGGTGGAGCTGCGCCCAGACGGCTATGTGGCGGTGCGGGACGAGATATTTACCTCGGTTCCAGGCATCTTCGCGGCAGGCGACGTGGCCGACCCTATCTACCGCCAGCTTTCCACCAGCGTAGGGGCCGGCACCCGCGCAGCCATGATGGCGGAGCGCTACCTGGCCGAGCAGGAGCACGCCGCAGCGCACTAG
- a CDS encoding ABC transporter ATP-binding protein: MASWLEAESLGLRRGGRWLLRGVSLQLGPGFWALLGPNGAGKSSLLRLLSGEWLPTEGQVRLLGQPLGRYSPAKLALKRAFLPQQRSLAFPYTAREVVALGRLPHQRGRAESEADRERIEEALAATGALGLAPRPYFALSGGERTRIDLARVLAQDTPILLLDEPTNHLDPRQQLEVLALCRRLAGSGRLVLAALHDLNLAALFAEGLVFLKEGRLVGAGATRELLQPGLLEEVYGVPFAVLEHQGRRVVLPEPG; this comes from the coding sequence GTGGCTAGCTGGCTCGAGGCCGAGTCCCTGGGCCTCCGCCGGGGCGGACGCTGGCTTTTGCGCGGGGTCTCCCTGCAGCTCGGGCCAGGCTTCTGGGCCCTATTGGGGCCCAACGGGGCGGGCAAGAGCAGCCTTCTGCGCCTCCTATCGGGCGAGTGGCTGCCCACCGAGGGGCAGGTGCGGCTTCTGGGCCAGCCCCTTGGGCGCTACTCCCCCGCCAAGCTGGCCCTGAAGCGGGCCTTTCTCCCCCAGCAGCGCAGCCTGGCCTTTCCCTACACCGCCCGGGAGGTGGTGGCCCTGGGCCGGCTGCCCCACCAGCGGGGCCGGGCGGAAAGCGAGGCCGACCGAGAGCGAATCGAGGAGGCCCTGGCCGCGACCGGGGCCCTGGGCCTGGCCCCACGCCCCTACTTTGCCCTCTCCGGGGGCGAGCGCACCCGCATAGACCTGGCCCGGGTGCTGGCCCAGGACACCCCCATCCTGCTGCTGGACGAGCCCACCAACCACCTCGACCCCCGGCAGCAGCTCGAGGTGCTGGCGCTGTGCCGCCGCCTGGCCGGGTCGGGCCGGCTGGTGCTGGCCGCTTTGCACGACCTGAACCTGGCGGCCTTGTTCGCAGAGGGGCTGGTTTTTCTCAAGGAGGGGCGGCTGGTGGGGGCGGGGGCGACCCGGGAGCTTCTGCAGCCGGGGCTGCTGGAGGAGGTCTACGGGGTGCCCTTCGCGGTGCTGGAGCACCAGGGGCGACGGGTGGTGCTGCCGGAGCCCGGCTAG
- a CDS encoding copper chaperone PCu(A)C encodes MRWTALLVLMGVALAQPLRLEQGWVRRVPGDVTAAYMVLYNPGDRPVRIVGASSPIASRVEFHQTTRGGHDHHADLSAMRRVAALVVPARGRLEVLPGGYHLMLYGLREKNPRPLQEGQRVAITLRLEGGGSVTFSLPVETR; translated from the coding sequence ATGCGCTGGACTGCTCTTTTGGTTCTGATGGGCGTGGCCCTGGCCCAGCCCTTGCGGCTCGAGCAGGGCTGGGTGCGCCGGGTGCCGGGGGATGTCACCGCGGCCTACATGGTGCTTTACAACCCGGGCGACAGACCGGTGCGAATCGTGGGGGCCAGCAGCCCCATCGCCAGTCGGGTGGAGTTTCACCAGACCACAAGAGGCGGCCACGACCACCACGCCGACCTCTCGGCCATGCGGCGGGTGGCGGCTTTGGTCGTGCCGGCGCGGGGGCGGCTCGAGGTCCTGCCCGGGGGGTACCACCTGATGCTATACGGTTTGCGGGAGAAAAACCCCCGCCCCTTGCAGGAGGGCCAGAGGGTGGCCATCACCCTCAGGCTCGAGGGGGGGGGTAGCGTGACCTTCAGCCTGCCTGTGGAAACGCGCTAG
- a CDS encoding ATP-binding cassette domain-containing protein, translating to MVEAVDLHKRGRLQGVSFRHTVGSLALLGPNGAGKSTLLGILAGRLGADGGRVRLFGHPPRSLEAARLRAYIPQQIAFPSVLRVAEVLEAARRLRGASAEERDEAIARMGLEAYLGRPVAQLSGGWRQRLALAAGLMGCPPLWLLDEPASSLDTEGLERLRAWVEAHLATGGLVIVSAHRQEEVLRLAERFLRLENGQVMEEGSYAQEPS from the coding sequence ATGGTTGAGGCGGTAGACCTGCACAAGCGGGGTCGGCTGCAAGGGGTGAGCTTCCGGCACACAGTGGGCAGCCTGGCCCTGCTGGGCCCCAACGGGGCGGGCAAGAGCACGCTGCTGGGCATCCTGGCCGGAAGGCTTGGGGCGGATGGGGGCCGGGTGCGCCTTTTCGGCCATCCCCCCCGCAGCCTGGAAGCCGCCCGGCTGCGGGCCTACATTCCCCAGCAGATCGCCTTTCCGTCCGTCCTGCGGGTGGCCGAGGTGCTGGAGGCCGCCCGACGCCTCCGGGGGGCTTCAGCGGAGGAACGGGACGAGGCCATCGCCCGCATGGGGCTGGAGGCCTACCTGGGGCGGCCGGTGGCCCAGCTCTCGGGGGGCTGGCGGCAGCGGCTGGCCCTGGCGGCGGGGCTCATGGGCTGCCCGCCCCTGTGGCTTCTGGACGAGCCGGCCTCCTCGCTGGACACCGAGGGGCTGGAGCGTCTGCGGGCCTGGGTGGAGGCCCACCTGGCCACGGGCGGACTGGTCATTGTGTCGGCCCATCGGCAAGAGGAAGTTTTGCGCCTGGCCGAGCGCTTTTTGCGCCTGGAGAACGGCCAGGTGATGGAGGAAGGAAGTTATGCGCAAGAGCCGTCGTGA
- a CDS encoding nitrous oxide reductase accessory protein NosL yields MNRRSLVKGLLALSLGGVPLALAAPRPLRVGVDACPYCNMTILDARYAAQMVTSTGRVYNYDDVGCLLDHVLGYGGPRATPRELYVADFAASSRKEARFIPVNQALFLYNERIRTPMGVGLLAFSGPAALEAYLKERPQHAGERLRWNDLVALGRKRPWVPGYGR; encoded by the coding sequence ATGAATCGGAGGAGCCTGGTCAAGGGTCTGCTGGCCCTGTCCTTGGGGGGAGTACCGCTGGCGCTGGCGGCGCCTCGGCCCCTGCGGGTGGGGGTGGATGCCTGCCCGTACTGCAATATGACCATTCTGGACGCTCGGTACGCCGCCCAGATGGTGACCAGCACCGGCCGGGTCTACAACTACGACGACGTGGGCTGCCTGCTCGATCACGTGCTGGGCTACGGGGGCCCGCGGGCCACCCCCAGGGAGCTCTATGTGGCCGACTTCGCCGCCTCGAGCCGCAAAGAGGCCCGGTTCATCCCGGTGAACCAGGCCCTCTTCCTCTACAACGAGCGGATTCGGACCCCCATGGGGGTGGGGCTGCTGGCCTTTTCCGGCCCGGCAGCCTTGGAGGCGTACCTGAAGGAGAGGCCCCAGCACGCGGGCGAACGTCTGCGTTGGAACGACCTGGTGGCCCTCGGTCGCAAGCGGCCCTGGGTGCCGGGGTACGGCAGGTAG
- a CDS encoding iron ABC transporter permease, whose amino-acid sequence MGEAGARRRFLLLGLALLLPASLLLGAASGAYYIPPLEIPRVLREGLEGAPVLLNIRFPRVLLAALVGGTLALAGAALQGLLRTPLAEPGLLGLGMGAALGAVLWLAFFPLLPFGLPLAAALGALGVVFLLLRLVGEPAEQPGVRLLLLGLLLSPILSALIGLLQFRVADPQGRSLTFWTLGGLGGASWELLALTAPTALLSTLALLRLGRSLNALTLGEEEAFHLGVAVRALQRWGLLWVALGVGAAVAAAGNIAFVGLLVPWLLRAIGGADHRFVLPAAWLLGASLTVLADLVARTAFAPAELPVGLLTTLVGGPLFLFLLVRGGWRG is encoded by the coding sequence ATGGGCGAGGCAGGAGCCCGCCGGCGGTTCCTGCTTCTGGGGCTGGCCCTGCTGCTTCCCGCAAGCCTCTTGCTGGGCGCGGCCAGCGGGGCCTACTACATCCCCCCCCTCGAGATTCCCCGGGTGCTGAGGGAAGGGCTCGAGGGGGCCCCGGTGCTGCTCAACATCCGCTTCCCCCGGGTGCTTTTGGCCGCCTTGGTGGGCGGCACGCTGGCGCTGGCGGGCGCTGCGCTCCAGGGCTTGCTGCGCACCCCGCTGGCCGAACCCGGCCTGCTGGGCCTGGGGATGGGGGCCGCCTTGGGCGCGGTGCTCTGGCTGGCCTTTTTCCCCTTGCTGCCCTTTGGGCTGCCCCTGGCCGCGGCGCTGGGGGCGCTGGGGGTGGTCTTCCTGCTCCTGCGGCTGGTGGGGGAGCCGGCCGAGCAGCCGGGGGTGCGGCTCCTGCTGCTAGGGCTTCTGCTTTCCCCCATCCTAAGCGCCCTTATCGGACTGCTGCAGTTCCGCGTGGCCGACCCCCAGGGGCGCAGCCTCACCTTCTGGACCCTGGGGGGGCTGGGCGGGGCGAGCTGGGAGCTGCTGGCCCTCACCGCCCCCACCGCCCTCCTGAGCACCCTCGCCCTGCTGCGTCTGGGCCGCTCGCTCAACGCCCTTACTTTGGGCGAGGAGGAGGCCTTCCACCTGGGGGTGGCGGTAAGAGCCCTGCAGCGCTGGGGCCTGCTATGGGTGGCCCTGGGGGTGGGGGCCGCGGTGGCCGCGGCGGGGAATATCGCCTTCGTGGGGCTCCTGGTGCCCTGGCTGCTGCGGGCTATAGGCGGGGCCGACCACCGCTTCGTGCTGCCCGCAGCCTGGCTCCTGGGGGCCAGCCTCACGGTGCTGGCCGACCTGGTGGCCCGCACCGCCTTCGCCCCCGCGGAGCTTCCGGTGGGCCTCCTCACCACCCTGGTGGGGGGGCCGCTCTTTCTGTTCCTGCTCGTCCGGGGAGGGTGGCGTGGCTAG
- a CDS encoding nitrous oxide reductase accessory protein NosL has translation MRKSRREVVKMLSALGASVALAQHMHQQMPAQPAAPASLETIPAKAIPWDKGNCEFCEMPLKTPPPGAWMGRTFSPGFFEQTYSQIALKEAQKGKEAFHFESIACMVNYAWVYGLRDGVGTTFYVTDRGAYDPARGPEAVRLIPARQAVYLWGEKRGWVVMDAKIAAFSSQEAALAFARANPDLGRTRILDWQTLVDLAPLPEMNLVNLLAKHAGLLK, from the coding sequence ATGCGCAAGAGCCGTCGTGAAGTGGTGAAGATGCTTTCGGCTTTGGGTGCTTCGGTTGCGCTGGCCCAGCACATGCACCAGCAGATGCCCGCCCAGCCTGCGGCCCCGGCTAGCCTCGAGACCATCCCGGCCAAGGCCATCCCCTGGGACAAGGGCAACTGCGAGTTCTGCGAGATGCCCCTCAAGACCCCCCCGCCAGGGGCCTGGATGGGCCGCACCTTTTCCCCAGGCTTCTTCGAGCAGACCTACAGCCAGATTGCCCTGAAGGAGGCCCAGAAGGGCAAGGAGGCCTTCCACTTCGAGTCGATCGCCTGCATGGTGAACTACGCCTGGGTCTACGGCCTTCGCGACGGGGTGGGCACCACCTTCTACGTGACCGACCGGGGGGCCTACGACCCGGCCCGGGGCCCCGAGGCGGTGCGCCTGATCCCGGCCCGGCAGGCCGTCTACCTCTGGGGCGAGAAGCGCGGCTGGGTGGTGATGGATGCCAAAATTGCGGCCTTCAGCAGCCAGGAGGCGGCTTTGGCCTTCGCCCGGGCCAACCCCGACCTGGGCCGCACCCGCATCCTGGACTGGCAGACCCTGGTGGACCTGGCCCCCCTGCCGGAGATGAACCTGGTGAACCTGCTGGCCAAGCACGCCGGGCTGCTGAAGTAG
- a CDS encoding hemin ABC transporter substrate-binding protein yields MKTLWLGLSLALSLALAQPFRVTDATGREVEVRSAERIVSVGGSISEILDKFGLTDRIVGRDTGSYIPAALLRRPDVGLFFRLNAEAILAQRPTLVLAVSEAGPPPVLAQLRQAGVSVVLVPDEPTPEGVKKKIRTIGAAVGQPARAEELVRALERDLLALQSKTRVRRGEPLRVLYIYPRDPRNTFVCGEEASGAGLITLAGAQNAVRTVQGTGAVRGCVNLTAEAVVAARPDAIVVPFFPDQPFSFESILRLPGVAETPAGRNRRIVAMDVTYISGYGYTVGRAALELHRALYEQTGPVRINHPSFNP; encoded by the coding sequence ATGAAAACCCTCTGGCTAGGCCTATCCCTGGCGCTTTCGCTGGCTTTGGCCCAGCCTTTCCGCGTCACCGATGCGACGGGCCGGGAAGTCGAGGTGCGAAGCGCCGAGCGAATCGTGAGCGTGGGCGGCTCAATCTCCGAGATTCTCGATAAGTTCGGTCTCACCGACCGCATCGTGGGGCGCGACACCGGCTCGTACATCCCAGCGGCCCTGCTGCGGCGGCCCGACGTGGGCCTCTTCTTCCGCCTGAACGCCGAGGCCATCCTGGCCCAGCGGCCCACCCTGGTGCTGGCCGTCTCCGAGGCCGGCCCCCCACCGGTGCTGGCCCAGCTCCGCCAGGCCGGGGTGAGCGTGGTGCTGGTGCCCGACGAGCCCACCCCCGAGGGGGTCAAGAAGAAGATTCGCACCATCGGGGCTGCGGTGGGCCAGCCGGCCCGGGCCGAGGAGCTGGTGCGGGCTTTGGAGCGCGACCTGTTGGCCCTGCAATCCAAGACCCGGGTGCGGCGGGGCGAGCCCTTGCGGGTGCTCTACATCTACCCGCGCGACCCCCGCAACACCTTTGTGTGCGGCGAGGAGGCCAGCGGGGCGGGTCTCATCACCCTGGCCGGGGCCCAGAACGCCGTCCGAACGGTGCAGGGCACGGGGGCGGTGCGGGGCTGCGTGAACCTCACCGCCGAGGCGGTGGTGGCAGCCCGGCCCGACGCCATCGTGGTGCCCTTCTTCCCCGACCAGCCCTTCAGCTTTGAGAGCATCCTGCGCCTGCCCGGGGTGGCCGAAACCCCCGCGGGGCGCAACCGGCGCATCGTGGCTATGGACGTGACCTACATCTCGGGCTACGGCTACACCGTGGGCCGGGCAGCCCTCGAGCTCCACCGGGCCCTTTACGAGCAGACCGGCCCGGTGCGAATCAACCACCCTAGCTTCAACCCGTGA
- a CDS encoding heavy metal-binding domain-containing protein yields the protein MRRKLILSTSSQLEGYQITEYLDVVFGEAIVGANIFRDLLASVRDIVGGRSGAYEAELRKAREIALSELEQAALARGADAVIGIDVDYETVGQGNMLMVTASGTAVKASRVY from the coding sequence ATGAGGCGAAAGCTCATCCTGAGTACCTCGAGCCAGCTCGAGGGCTACCAGATTACCGAGTACCTGGACGTGGTCTTCGGCGAGGCCATCGTGGGGGCCAACATCTTCCGCGACCTCTTGGCCTCGGTGCGGGACATCGTGGGTGGGCGCAGCGGGGCCTACGAGGCTGAGCTGCGTAAAGCGCGCGAGATTGCCCTCTCAGAGCTCGAGCAGGCCGCCTTGGCCCGGGGGGCCGATGCGGTAATCGGCATAGACGTGGACTACGAGACCGTGGGCCAGGGCAACATGCTCATGGTCACCGCCTCGGGCACCGCGGTGAAGGCCAGCCGGGTCTACTAG
- a CDS encoding C4-dicarboxylate transporter — protein sequence MEAAASAQPSVRYLNPAWFASVMGTGVLALALAQFGLAWLAVPVYLLALLALVGLLGLYLAKLLRYPQAALSDLQHPILAQMLPTLPIALLVVSLATQALPLGPWAPALGQGLFGVGTPLIFLVGLLVVYTVSTRQRLSLEAANGTWFIPPVSALLVPLGGGVWLSSFPPAWQKEVWVTSGLFLGIGFFLFLFVLPSLLQRLYGFGRLEPHLLPSVFIGLAPVGLLVLAPWRWLEGGAQAGLVPQGWPEAWPVVGLAIWGLGLWWLAYSLALLLDTLLVGCRRAQFHFAPGWWGFVFPLGAFTLATKALAQALGSAFLGGLAWGLLGLLLLFWLWVLLPSLRAWAGLGTLRPPKG from the coding sequence ATGGAGGCCGCAGCTTCCGCGCAGCCCAGCGTGCGCTACCTGAACCCGGCCTGGTTCGCCTCGGTCATGGGCACCGGGGTGCTGGCCCTGGCCCTGGCCCAGTTTGGCCTGGCCTGGCTGGCGGTGCCGGTCTACCTGCTGGCCCTGCTGGCACTGGTGGGCCTGCTGGGCCTTTACCTGGCCAAGCTTCTTCGCTACCCCCAAGCGGCCCTCTCCGACCTGCAGCACCCCATCCTGGCCCAGATGCTCCCCACCCTGCCCATCGCTTTGCTGGTGGTGAGCCTGGCCACCCAGGCCCTACCCCTGGGGCCCTGGGCGCCGGCTTTGGGGCAGGGGCTCTTCGGGGTAGGTACGCCGCTCATCTTCCTGGTGGGGCTGCTGGTGGTCTACACGGTGAGCACCCGGCAGCGGCTATCCCTCGAGGCCGCCAACGGCACCTGGTTCATTCCCCCGGTCTCGGCCCTGCTGGTACCTCTGGGCGGGGGGGTGTGGCTTTCCAGCTTCCCCCCAGCCTGGCAGAAGGAGGTCTGGGTGACGAGCGGGCTCTTCCTGGGAATCGGCTTTTTCCTCTTCCTCTTCGTGCTTCCCAGCCTCCTTCAGCGCCTGTATGGGTTTGGCCGCCTGGAGCCCCACCTGCTGCCGTCCGTCTTCATCGGGTTGGCCCCTGTGGGCCTTTTGGTGCTCGCCCCCTGGCGCTGGCTCGAGGGCGGGGCCCAGGCCGGCCTGGTGCCCCAGGGTTGGCCGGAGGCCTGGCCGGTCGTGGGGCTGGCCATCTGGGGCCTGGGGCTGTGGTGGCTGGCCTACAGCCTGGCCCTGCTGCTTGACACCCTGCTGGTGGGGTGCCGCCGGGCGCAGTTCCACTTCGCCCCGGGCTGGTGGGGGTTTGTGTTTCCGCTGGGAGCTTTTACCCTGGCCACCAAGGCCCTGGCCCAGGCGCTGGGCTCGGCCTTCCTGGGGGGGCTGGCCTGGGGGCTTTTGGGTCTCCTGCTGCTCTTCTGGCTCTGGGTGCTGCTCCCCTCCCTCCGGGCCTGGGCCGGCCTGGGGACTCTGCGCCCACCCAAGGGCTAG
- a CDS encoding NosD domain-containing protein: MLVLHPPTLPPLAPGQTVVLEAGVYRGPWTIQTPGVRLVARPGALLDGGGQGSALVLSAPGIQVEGLEVRNVGQGDDFYEPDAALVLDGCTGCVVRGLVARGVTGGIRVERSNGVRIEASLLEGTGRAPGLQTYRSDGVVLQGNAIRGFLDNLYVEYGERLRIEGNRVEGAGRYGLHLMFTYQARLQGNLSRRNRVGSALMHGAKNQVEANTFAEEVGPLRYGLLLQEEWGTLLRDNRFVRSTIGLLSLDSRDILLERNRFEHNGTALLFARDAGRNTLLARGNTFVGNLYDLAVDDPQARVTLRGNAFDRAAPLPVPHLPSSSFAYLSARQPDLSLFALSPGVLLWEAAEARVPGLRLLELADPEARAVPPPPHSPAPTLLGLALLGLGGALWLRR; this comes from the coding sequence ATGCTGGTTTTGCATCCGCCCACACTACCCCCCTTGGCCCCCGGCCAGACCGTGGTGCTGGAAGCCGGGGTTTACCGGGGTCCGTGGACCATCCAGACCCCGGGGGTGCGCCTTGTGGCCCGCCCCGGCGCGCTGCTGGACGGCGGGGGGCAGGGCAGCGCCCTGGTTCTGTCGGCCCCGGGCATCCAGGTGGAGGGCCTCGAGGTGCGAAACGTGGGCCAGGGCGACGACTTCTATGAGCCGGACGCTGCGCTGGTCCTGGACGGTTGCACCGGCTGCGTGGTGCGGGGGCTGGTGGCCCGGGGGGTCACGGGGGGCATCCGGGTGGAGAGGTCGAACGGAGTCCGGATTGAAGCGAGCCTGCTGGAGGGCACCGGCCGGGCCCCCGGCCTGCAGACCTACCGCAGCGACGGGGTGGTGCTGCAGGGCAACGCCATCCGGGGCTTCCTGGACAACCTCTACGTGGAATACGGCGAGCGGCTCCGGATAGAGGGGAACCGGGTGGAGGGGGCCGGGCGCTATGGGCTCCACCTGATGTTCACCTACCAGGCCCGGCTCCAGGGCAACCTGAGCCGGCGCAACCGGGTGGGCTCGGCCCTGATGCACGGGGCGAAGAACCAGGTGGAGGCCAACACCTTCGCCGAGGAGGTAGGGCCTTTGCGCTACGGGCTCCTGCTCCAGGAGGAGTGGGGAACCCTCCTCAGGGACAACCGCTTCGTGCGAAGCACCATCGGGCTTTTGTCCCTGGACTCGAGGGATATCCTTCTGGAGCGGAACCGCTTCGAGCACAACGGCACCGCCCTCCTCTTCGCCCGCGACGCCGGCCGGAACACCCTCCTAGCCCGGGGCAACACCTTCGTGGGGAACCTCTACGACCTGGCGGTGGACGACCCTCAGGCCCGGGTCACCCTTCGGGGCAACGCCTTCGACCGGGCCGCCCCCCTGCCGGTGCCCCACCTGCCCAGCAGCAGCTTCGCCTACCTGAGCGCCCGCCAGCCCGACCTGAGCCTCTTCGCCCTCTCCCCCGGGGTCCTGCTGTGGGAGGCGGCCGAGGCCCGGGTGCCGGGGCTGCGCCTGTTGGAGCTGGCCGACCCGGAGGCCAGGGCGGTGCCCCCGCCCCCCCATTCCCCGGCGCCAACCCTGCTGGGGCTTGCCCTGTTGGGGCTTGGAGGAGCCTTATGGTTGAGGCGGTAG
- a CDS encoding (Fe-S)-binding protein, with the protein MKVALLVTCLTDQFFAEAGAAAVRLLRRLGCTVEVPLGQSCCGQPAYNAGYWAEARQMAEHTLDTLEGAEHVVLPSGSCTTMLRVFYPELFREQPRRFAQALALSHRTYELSEFIVKVLGVTHLGQGLKGRRIAYHHGCHALRELGIRQEPLTLLRNAGAEIVDWAAAEECCGFGGLFSVKLPEVALSMADRKLSTLPPAGQVDFLTSADSGCMLHLTGRIEHRGLGLPVRPLASVLWEATQ; encoded by the coding sequence ATGAAGGTGGCCCTCCTCGTCACCTGCCTCACCGACCAGTTCTTCGCCGAGGCCGGGGCAGCAGCGGTGCGGCTTTTGCGGCGCCTGGGCTGCACGGTGGAGGTGCCCTTGGGCCAGAGCTGCTGCGGCCAGCCGGCCTACAACGCCGGCTACTGGGCCGAGGCCCGCCAGATGGCCGAGCACACCCTAGACACGCTGGAGGGAGCCGAGCACGTGGTCCTGCCCTCGGGCTCCTGCACCACCATGCTGCGGGTCTTCTACCCCGAGCTATTTCGCGAGCAGCCCCGCCGGTTTGCCCAGGCCCTGGCCCTGAGCCACAGGACCTACGAGCTCTCGGAGTTCATCGTCAAGGTGCTGGGGGTCACCCACCTGGGCCAGGGGCTGAAGGGGCGGCGCATCGCCTACCACCACGGCTGCCACGCCCTGCGCGAGCTCGGCATCAGGCAGGAGCCCCTCACGCTTCTGCGCAACGCCGGGGCCGAAATTGTGGACTGGGCCGCCGCCGAGGAGTGCTGCGGCTTTGGCGGGCTCTTCTCGGTCAAGCTGCCCGAGGTGGCCCTGAGCATGGCCGACCGCAAGCTCTCCACCCTGCCCCCCGCCGGCCAGGTAGACTTCCTCACCAGCGCCGATAGCGGCTGTATGCTCCACCTCACGGGGCGCATCGAGCACCGGGGCCTGGGCCTGCCGGTCAGGCCTTTGGCCTCGGTGCTCTGGGAGGCCACGCAATGA